In Hyperolius riggenbachi isolate aHypRig1 chromosome 1, aHypRig1.pri, whole genome shotgun sequence, the genomic window ACGGCACTGAACAGTCACTGCATATACGCGGCTAACCCTGCCCATGCCGTGCGTTTCAGCAGattgcttagatgagaacacttccatatactTTTCTGTGTACAAGCGTTTTTCAAAACTCTAGCAGTTTTCAGCGATGCTGAAATCTCTTGTAAAGCGCacaagtgtgaataggccctaaacGTTATCATGCTGttatgcatcttttagagcagagaaggtgtgaaaaaaaaaaagccaactaTAAATTCTCATGATCAATGTCTAAAATGTGACGTCTTCACACGTGCATTTAGAAGTGCAGATATCAATAACGAATTGTTACGGAGGGGAAGGGACTGTAATAAATACCTCCTCCTGGATGATGTCCACAGCGGAAGTCTCCAAGTTTCCTCCGTTGTACTTGTTGAAAAATTCAGACATGTTTTTCTCAAGCTCTGGATcaatctaggagaaaaaaaacagaaagttGGGATCTACCGTTCATCAGCACTCCACATTTAAAGAGCCTATTCAACCTAAATTTTACATCAGCACATACACTTCAAATTGGGCCGAACTGCAGCAAAACAGAGAGTTCTACTACCAGTTTGCCATATTTTTAGGACCAAGGTAGCCTttaagttataattacctgctgGGTCCTTTTCATACAACTCGCTCCCTAAGCCCTTCTGCTTTTAGTGTGTAGCCCCTCCCCTTGCAGAGATTCTTGAACAGAGTCCTTTTGCGCTTCTCTGCAAGGGGGTGGGGTTATGCACATCATTCGTGgcttgcattttttattttttcttcaaaTTGCAGCAATAAGGCAGCATTTTTCTCCACCCCCTACAAAAATTGCAAATGACTGCGGAATCAAGTCCACAAATTTGATTGCAAACAAGAAAGCAAAATGAATGCATAGCACCACAAACTCTCAAGACACCTGTGAAATCGCTGATGCAAGCGTGCTACCACGTGATCCAGCGATTGGCAAAGTTGTACTGGAATTTCCCCTCAACATGATCGGTTAGATTTCTCACCTTATCTTTGTACACCAGTCCCAACACAAGAGACACCACTCCCGCTGCCAGTATGATGGAGATCAAGGAGATGAACTGAAATTAGAAATAATATTTTTAGACTACAACAGAGTGAAAGCAGATAGTCTCAAATATCAATTAGCGCTTCATAcaaagttacagattgcccagcaagcccatggtgaacctgaactcctaggagtatgtaaggggctaaaagaccAAAAACCCTCCTTACTTAAAAAAaacgctatgcaaaacagaattgTTGCCTTCTGGTTTACATAGCATTTGAGTAAGGTGGCTTTTTGAGCCCCTTACACAcctagttctggttcaccatatgcttgctgggtactctcagggcccttttccaccagcgcgtttgcgctggctgaatcgcaaaaacgcaaaccgctagcgattttacaatcgctacggtttgctttttaacatgggaatcgcggtaggtcatttccactaccgcgattcgtttttgcggggaacgcgaacgcgcggcggagcgctaattgccgtgattttgctatgcagtgcatagcaaaatcgcgaacgtcggggaattgcCGGTAattgttcagcgtgaacgctagcgactgctagtggaaaagggccctaactctgggtttttcaagtcctactccatagagccacaatctatgccatgcactaatgTGGATTAACCAATCCTAAACAGTCTGTTTATTGTGGCTCTATACAACTAACAAGCTGACATTGTATTcaagcagatctggaggtgtggctagctatcAGTGACAACGGATGATTGGCATATTCCACAGTAATGCATGGTTAGACACTTCATGGCAAGATTACAttgtatatagatataggaagtgtttgatgctaaaaccaggaaaattactgtgaAAGTAGGTATCCTAACATTTACTGCAATctactctatgggctggtgcacaccagagcagttctggagcgtttttcaaatgccagctgtttgaaaactgcttgggtaatgtatttcaatgggctggtgcacaccagagctgttcattttttccacaaacaaactcggggctgcagcatttagatttctgaggcgtttctgcctcactgTTCGAGTATAGGAAATTGGAAAACGCtctgaaaacgctagatcagagcggctttccagacgtttgttacagaagctgttcagtaacagctttactgtaatatataaaatctgctattcaaaaatgctttaaaaaaaaaaatctctaaacatgcctagaatcgctgtgAAAATCTGCTTCCAAAATCTCtaccgttttgaggatctgctagaggtttttgggttGCACTGGGCCCAAGTCCCTACAGTGCCTCAAAGGGTTcgttcagactatatgcgctgCTGTGTGCATTTTGGCGgcgcgcatagtgtgcgacacgcaagaacggtagaagggcatagacagcacttctgctGCTCATCATATGCGCTGTGTAGCAGTGCAacgcgctatcgcactgctgcatgcattctcaGGATTTGTAGCACAGATCCCACTcattgtagtgaatgggatctgcagcgcatatGGAATGAGATCACACAACCATCTGCGCTGAAAGATCTGAACAAGGCCTAACCAATGGGCAAAACAGATTTGTTCTATGGTTTTGGCCCCAGGCTGATGTGCCTCAGACTGGCGGGAGCCGGGTACTTACACAGCCCAGTCCGCAGCAGGACTCCTGTATGGTGGAGCAGAAGCCCAGGAAGCCAATGATGAGCAGGAAGACTGCCACGCCCAGGATGATCACCGCCGGCAGCATGACAAACGTGTTCCCCATAAAGTGCTCATATTGCTTGTAGGTGACAATCGCACTGATCCCGACATATCCCAGAAAGCCTGCAGCCACCTGGAGACAGGAACAGAGGGAGGTTATCAGGAATGCATTCAGCTGTACAGCAAGGTCTGCGATGATTGGCTAGATTCACACTAGTGTCAGTCAGCACTTTGATGCAGCAATTTCCTGTACATGTACACAGGTGTGGGAGAATTCTGCACAACAGCCTAGGccaagcctcagtgggagggcagggctgagatggattaagatataatggggtcctaggcaaggtagtcAATTTGGGGCACCGTTGTGGCAAGCTGGAGTGAACTCAAAGAAGGTGGCCGGtggtctgacagaagcgacaggttttggactagtccatctcttcataggggattctcagcaaggcttttaccctttataaagatattccctaaaaaggatttaaacaatgatgctggccagcttccctgctggcTACAGTTTTTTGGGCAGTTGTAAAGAGCAACTGAATTCACTATGTGCTTTTGGAAATAAATTCATGagactcccccatgaagagatggactagtccaaagcctgtcacttctgtcagattactacctactgtgacagcaacagcggagaaaagtattttatggctcattttactctggtgaTAAATTGTAACATGTAAAATGTGCAAACTGAcacgttttttgtatttttttccccatagtACCCCTTTAACGGTTACCTgaattaaggggaaaaaaatgcaagGTTGCCATACCTATGGATCCTTCTGTGCCCCTATAAGCTGTGTAGCCACACAGCTCAGTTCTCAGCTGTACCAccctcactgcatacctgtgggcAGGCCTTGCAAATATCAAAACAGCGCTGATTGAGTTAAAGGGTGCCTAAAGTGAGaactatggaggcggccatatttccttttaaacaataccagttgcccggctgtcctactgttctatttggctgcagtagcatctaaatcacagacctgaaacaagcatacagctaatagctaatgcagtcagaaacatctgatctcctTGTTtgctcagggtctgtggctaaaagtattggaggcagaggatcagcaggacagccaggcaactggtatggtttacaaTTGAGAAGGTCAGCCACCAAATCTATCCCACTTCAGGTCTGATGTCAGCCTGAGGGCCCGGGCACATGTACTCCATGCGTTTTACAGGAATGCAAAGCACTTGCAAGGACATCAGTGTATATGGGCTGTCTTCTGAATATCTGAGACCTGTAGCCATAATCTGTATAGCAATTTTTCCTTATAATACAACCACCACCCCACCTTTGGAACTGATCCATCACAGCCCATTTGGCAGCAGCAGAGAAAGGATACAAGATCTGCACATTGTCAGGTCAAGCAGTGCAGCAAGACTTGTTTCTCTCTGATCAACTGTAACGATGCATCATCACTGGGCTTGTAAATGCATAACTTAATAGGAGCAAATCGGAGTGGGCCAGCACATCTCATGGGGAGGGCTGGCCGGCCAAGTCTGTTTGGGAGCCCACCTGGTACCACAGCAGATGTTGACACCGCCTCAGGTCgtaattttaattaattaaagggaacctaaactgagagtgacatggaggtttccagttgcttggcagtcctgctgatatctttggctccagcagtggctaaatcacacacctgaaacaagcatgcagctaatccaggcttcaggcagagcacctgatctgcatgcttttcagaggctgtggctaaaagtatcagacacaggatcaggagagtcaggcaactggaattttaaaaggaaaaatccatagcctcagtttaggttccctttattgcagggctgaggagtcggagcaattttaggtacccggagtcggagttgcagTCGattatttcataaactgaggagtctgatgatttttgtacaaaatccacagccctggtaagtagacCAAGGAGTCGAAgtcaaggagtctgagccattttgggtacccggagtcggtggtttcataaaagtcggaagatttttgtacagactccacagccctgctttattgACTACAGCACTATAGCAGTGCAAAATTTTGTCCAAATTACATGGCAGATATGTCCCGAGTTTATCTTGCACAGGGACAGCAGTCTTTTTGGCACCTGGGACATAGTAACATCAGGAAGTGATGCAGGATGTTCTGCTAAGGTAGGGGAACCTTGTTTTGACACTAAcaaaactgccta contains:
- the LOC137531236 gene encoding tetraspanin-36-like, whose amino-acid sequence is MGIGTFTSKFFLILVSLVFLVAAGFLGYVGISAIVTYKQYEHFMGNTFVMLPAVIILGVAVFLLIIGFLGFCSTIQESCCGLGCFISLISIILAAGVVSLVLGLVYKDKIDPELEKNMSEFFNKYNGGNLETSAVDIIQEELHCCGIQNYTSWQNTTWFKANHTVPTSCCIKNTTACTGKIDEPSKLYSEGCEVKLADVLHKALSFSMLVILGFAVLELLCLISLCVIYRKSQSRGYELL